One Phoenix dactylifera cultivar Barhee BC4 chromosome 8, palm_55x_up_171113_PBpolish2nd_filt_p, whole genome shotgun sequence genomic window carries:
- the LOC120111467 gene encoding probable polygalacturonase At1g80170, which yields MFCLTCVGVTKSRGQPQFNVLDFKAVGDGHTDDTQVFKDAWAATCGCETGRPRMIIPARRTFLVLPTVFDGPCKSTSVSVQLQGTIVAPDTLDTWNDKDASEWLRFDSVRGLTFAGSRLIDGRGHNWWAKSCKRNKNQGLRFDQCNDTVVSGVSFVNGPQMHLTIYRSGNVNVTSVHVTSPATSPNTDGIHVQASWHVHIQESVIGTGDDCISIGDDVYDIVIEHIKCGPGHGISVGSLGKEGSEVSVEEIHVSHVEMFDTTNGARIKTWQGGKGSASRISFEHINLTNVHNPIIIDQYYCDSPKTCEAQADAVHISDVTFAHFTYGDLDESDCRDPQL from the exons ATGTTCTGTTTGACGTGCGTCGGCGTGACCAAGTCTCGCGGCCAACCACAATTTAACGTTCTAGACTTCAAAGCTGTTGGTGATGGCCACACAGATGATACTCAA GTCTTCAAAGACGCATGGGCCGCAACATGTGGGTGCGAAACGGGCCGTCCAAGGATGATCATCCCTGCACGTAGGACGTTTCTTGTACTGCCCACAGTATTCGATGGCCCGTGCAAGTCCACTAGCGTCAGTGTTCAG CTTCAAGGAACAATAGTCGCACCTGACACCCTGGATACATGGAATGATAAAGATGCATCCGAATGGCTACGTTTTGATTCGGTGAGAGGTCTCACATTTGCTGGTTCTCGTCTCATTGATGGCAGAGGGCACAATTGGTGGGCCAAATCTTGCAAACGTAACAAGAATCAG GGTTTAAGATTCGACCAGTGCAATGACACCGTGGTGAGCGGTGTGAGCTTTGTGAACGGCCCACAAATGCACCTCACAATCTACCGTTCCGGGAATGTTAACGTGACTTCGGTCCACGTCACTTCCCCTGCAACCAGCCCCAACACCGATGGCATTCACGTCCAAGCTTCGTGGCATGTCCATATCCAGGAGTCTGTCATAGGAACAG GCGACGACTGCATCTCTATAGGAGACGATGTTTATGATATAGTTATCGAGCATATCAAGTGTGGACCAGGCCATGGTATAAG cgtGGGTAGCTTAGGAAAGGAAGGGAGCGAAGTTTCAGTTGAAGAGATTCATGTCTCACATGTAGAAATGTTTGATACCACTAATGGAGCAAGGATCAAGACATGGCAG GGAGGTAAGGGATCTGCAAGCCGTATATCATTTGAGCATATTAATCTCACCAATGTACACAACCCTATTATCATAGACCAATACTACTGCGACAGCCCTAAAACATGTGAAGCCCAG
- the LOC103699806 gene encoding embryo-specific protein ATS3B-like has translation MAKMNGSFLFVLSAVAFFLLVLSGAEPVDPRPHELRSLELIQKKKQEGVGVGSGCSYTVKIKTSCSSRRFTRDMIRLAFGDAYRNEVYAPRLDDPTTGTFERCSTDTFKIQGPCGYGICSLYLRRDGWDGWTPEWVKVYEPHASRATTYYYGVPLPNAVWYGFNHCPRSAAAASALSLSS, from the exons ATGGCGAAGATGAACGGCTCTTTTCTCTTCGTCCTCTCAGCGGTGGCCTTCTTCCTTCTCGTTCTTTCGGGGGCTGAACCCGTCGACCCTCGACCCCACGAGCTCCGCTCCTTGGAGTTGATCCAAAAGAAGAAACAGGAG GGAGTGGGAGTGGGGAGCGGGTGTTCGTATACGGTGAAGATAAAGACGAGCTGCTCCTCCAGGCGATTTACCAGGGACATGATCAGGCTTGCTTTCGGCGACGCCTACCGCAACGAG GTGTATGCGCCGAGGCTGGACGATCCGACGACGGGGACGTTCGAGCGATGCTCCACGGACACGTTCAAGATCCAGGGGCCGTGCGGGTACGGGATCTGCTCCCTGTACCTGCGGCGGGACGGGTGGGATGGTTGGACGCCGGAGTGGGTTAAGGTGTACGAGCCCCACGCCAGCCGGGCCACCACCTACTACTACGGCGTCCCTCTCCCCAACGCCGTCTGGTATGGCTTCAACCACTGCCCCCGTTCTGCTGCCGCCGCCTCCGCCCTTTCCCTTTCCTCTTAA
- the LOC103708750 gene encoding heme oxygenase 1, chloroplastic-like encodes MASTLPIYQSHGLTSSGRLRQPKPFVSLRPRSPIFHSWALRRPHFGPGGLSLRSPSPFVVLAATTVEMPRKKRSSSAEMGFVEEMRAVAMKLHIRDQAKEGEKEPDAPPVAKWEPSLHGYLRFLVDSKLVYDTLETIVHKASYPWYAEFRNTGLERSEKLAKDLEWFEEQGHIIPEPSSPGISYAHYLEELSKKNPQAFICHFYNVYFAHTAGGRMIGKKVAEKILNKKELEFYKWDGDLSQLLQDVRDKLNQVASSWSREEKKQCLEETQKSFKYSGELLRLILS; translated from the exons atGGCTTCTACGCTACCCATCTACCAGTCCCACGGCTTGACCTCCAGCGGTAGGTTGCGCCAACCCAAGCCCTTCGTCTCCCTCCGCCCCCGGAGCCCCATTTTCCACTCCTGGGCCCTCCGCCGCCCCCATTTCGGCCCCGGCGGGTTGTCACTGAGGAGCCCGAGCCCTTTCGTGGTCCTCGCGGCTACGACGGTGGAGATGCCCAGGAAGAAGCGGTCCTCCTCCGCCGAGATGGGGTTCGTGGAGGAGATGCGGGCCGTCGCCATGAAGCTGCACATCCGGGACCAGGCCAAGGAAGGGGAgaaggagcccgacgccccccCGGTCGCCAAGTGGGAGCCTTCCCTTCACGGTTACCTCAGGTTCCTCGTCGACAGCAAGCTCGTCTACGACACCCTCGAGACCATCGTCCACAAGGCTTCCTACCCCTGGT ATGCCGAGTTCAGGAATACAGGATTAGAAAGGTCAGAGAAATTGGCGAAGGATTTAGAATGGTTCGAGGAACAGGGTCATATCATTCCTGAACCATCTTCTCCTGGGATTTCTTATGCTCATTATCTGGAAgagctatcaaaaaaaaatcctcaggCATTCATCTGCCACTTCTACAACGTATATTTTGCTCATACTGCTGGTGGTCGAATGATTGGCAAAAAG GTGGCTGAGAAGATCTTGAACAAGAAGGAACTGGAATTCTACAAGTGGGATGGCGATCTTTCGCAACTGCTGCAGGATGTGAGAGATAAGCTTAACCAAGTTGCTTCT AGCTGGtctagagaagagaagaagcaaTGCTTGGAGGAGACccaaaaatcattcaaatattcGGGAGAGTTACTCCGTTTAATATTGTCCTGA